In one Oryza glaberrima chromosome 2, OglaRS2, whole genome shotgun sequence genomic region, the following are encoded:
- the LOC127762858 gene encoding BEACH domain-containing protein B isoform X2 — protein sequence MNIVKGVADLLRKSAAASSGVGGGGGGGGGGGDGGGGGGGGAGGSSSSAPDRLAAAPSPRVRFSDSGVEGVLNMLWQKYENAIDKAEKKESLQIFIMHFVQAFKEWELQYTEQSVDQEPISDDTVLGCSRGHPSEIILILVQEVSQITSFITESNSCSESSPNISEQSSDLMLSSEGLNILECLTIVTRSVHNCRVFSYYGGVQKVTALLKAAVVKLKTLTSLLAADEQLSNKAIDNMKMMQKILVHIVTIISNFMNLEPTATRLTQFINTTGKTLSNEFLATVTPISAKSAVHDTNWQQKAIVAVMEAGGVNWLVELLRVIRRLNLKEQWTDVLLHFITLHALRSTISQHARAQNHFRSIGGLEVLLDGLGLPSSKLSVSKYSFVPSDERSGILQLQILSLEILREAVFGNVNNLQFLCENGRIHKFANSICWPAFMLQGFHQQKALDSRVQNCKLEESTGISLTSESFASPIDILDTTEWTEYSVKLSIALCSFLLPPNEIRNSSGAVDSQVSLSISVAYCEQCARWIIKVLSTVFPCIKACASESELPNHTRILANTLQHYILCTFRKVLISVPALLKSFRAEGLWSLIFSDKFFYFGSSMEYIHHIVCDTQNNHFIDATESAGSKGLNQADVNILQAEAISFLEFAATINENTNNLPECSALLDVLERCTYDPGLAGTILKSFHVILQLATEQTISSFKSLDALTRVLKVACLQAQHLRKLSHPGDGLSGNVFQSENVQMSSSDEKIKSTIACVELAFNLFKEYTTISELGRILVLHNANCIECLFDLFQEENLRKNVLEQVLDLFRLPSASAQDHTAKLQLCSKYLEAFTRAKEKEDFAELSIDLLVNMREIIMIDRMYYQNLFRNGECFLHIVSLLNGTFDEAVGEQLVLNVLQTLTVLLAENDVSKASFRMLVGVGYQTLQSLLLDFCKWLPSQKLLDAILGMLVDGTFDKNEETTIKNEDVIILFLNVLQKSSTALQHYGLVVLQQLLKGSITNRSSCFKAGFLSFLLDWFSVEETDDTVIKIAELIQIIGGHSICGKDIRKIFALLRDEKIGVKQKRNSLLLTSLSHMLKEKGPEAFFEFSGHDSGIEIKSPVQWPYNKGLSFCCWLRVESFLENSMMGLFSFFTESGKGCLAMLGKDALIFESISQKHQCVLSPLSLPTKQWIFLSVTHSVGRAFSTGSQLRCYVDGGQISNQKCRWAKVNEVMTRCSIGTDLMPIGEEPTSLGFESTSAFVGQMGPVYAFSDALSSEQIKGIYNLGPSYMYSFLGDQNLLMNVDTLYKGILDGKDGISSKMIFGLNAQASNNRTLFNVSAALDGLDKSKFEATIMGGTKLCSRRLLQEIIYCVGGVSVFFPLLIHFDDAVIHSREPAIGDELAGQVVELVASVLDGNVANQQQMHLLSGFSILGFLFQSVSPQLLNFKTLSSLKYMLNVLKNCGMSDVLLKDALSQIYLNPHIWAYASYEVQRELYLLLIQYFECDGKCLPMLCGLPRIIDIVLQFYSEKTDLRSSKTSLHPVTKKVIAERPNIEEIRKIRLLLLSLAEMSIKLKVSQHDITTLVSFFERSQDVACIEDVLHMIIRALSHNSLLSSFLEKVNPLGGCYIFINLLKREFEPIRLLGLQFLGELLVGVPSEKKGPKFFGLPVGRPRSISENLRKGMTAAPQLFFYSISERLFKFPLSDHLRATLFDVLLGGASPKQVLQKRSQSEVSKDSAISSASLSPFAVPQILVCIFKYMQSCQDTLARTKILSDLLDLLDSNPSNVEALVEYGWSSWLETSVKLDVFRDYKSSSEAEDNTYETNELILVRNMYSLVLTYCLCSMKGGWHQLEDTTNFLLLKIEQGQLPNSCLIRDIFEDIVGSLLETSSEENLFLQPCRDNILYLLKLIHELFVDQIGIKLLFPSPGLSAQSSSDDSLIEDINTSVVEILNAEGSGQLTSFPWSNSTYTDGDKLSDDWWSFYDKIWTLLCNLNGRGQNRLTPKGSNAAVPSIGQRARGLVESLNIPAAEMAAVVVTGGIGSALSGKANKNADKAMMLRGERFPRIIFHLIILYLCKAGLENLSKYVKQFTLVLPNLISEDDQCKNRLHLLIWSLLRGRSQYGGLDDGARSHIMSPLIFEILVQGKSLLATNMLARDDSTEVNSNKDSGYVLNFVQKDRVLAAAADEVKYMKDAKADRLRQLQELHSKIDESLIEDIEQLQSFEDDIQFAKSAAISVDDSRKAALQLAFDEDQQIIADKWIHIFRALSEERGPWSANPFPNSTVTYWKLDKTEDKWRRRLKLKRNYKFDERLCQPPSKSSNESNASSVNPSVSAKIPEKMKHLLLKGVRGITGDVSSEPCEDNNDMSEPSQNTLSETQGSSDAADSSGYSTSVQNRKEPVSTGGDDDYAAILSSVQCVLVTPKRKLAGQLTITQKALHFSFEFLVEGTGGTSVFNRYQEKDSDPKNDLGGAEKLKGSLDGGRGNATESGDALMKNTSNNIKHHRRWKISRIKAVHWTRYLLQYTATEIFFDDANAPVFLNFSSQNDAKNIGSLLVSLRNDALFPKGSTKDKNSVISFVDRKVALEMAESARESWRRREMSNFEYLMILNTLAGRSYNDLTQYPIFPWILSDYSSEKIDFNKSSSFRDLSKPVGALDAKRFKVFEERYLNFCDPDIPSFYYGSHYSSMGIVLYYLLRLEPFTALHRNLQGGKFDHADRLFQSIESTYRNCLSNTSDVKELIPEFFYMPEFLENSNSYHLGVKQDGEPLGNVGLPPWAKGCPEEFIHINREALESEYVSSNLHHWIDLIFGYKQRGKPAVEAANIFYYLTYEGAVDLENMDDMLQKSAIEDQIANFGQTPIQIFRKKHPRRGPPIPIAHPLYFAPQSITVTSVVPCSSSSSSPVLFVSLLDSNIVVMNEGLVLSVKLWLTTQLQSGGNFTFSGSLEPFFGIGSDVISPRKISTSLAENVDFGRQCLTAVQIHGDNYLILCGNWENSFQIISLGDGRIVQSVRQHKDVVSCVAVSSDGSVIATGSYDTTVMIWHAFRGKSADKKSRNANYDLSTKDHVIIESPYHILCGHDDIITCLFVSTELDIVISGSKDGTCIFHTLREGKYVRSIRHPSGAGLSKLVASQHGRLVFYSDSDLSLHMYSINGKHIASSEANGRLNCMELSCCGEFVVCAGDHGQIVLRSMHSLDVVWRYEGAGKTITSLVVTPEECFLAGTKDGSLIVFSIENPLIRKGTVQRNKIKSSVGG from the exons ATGAACATCGTGAAGGGCGTCGCCGATCTCCTCCGCaagtcggcggcggcctcgtcgggggttggcggtggcggcggcgggggtggagggggcggcgacggcggcggcggcggcggcggcggcgccggtggttcctcctcctccgctcccgacaggctcgccgccgcgccgtcccccaGGGTCCGCTTCAG TGATAGTGGTGTTGAAGGAGTCTTAAACATGCTTTGGCAGAAATATGAGAATGCCATTGACAAG GCTGAAAAGAAGGAATCCTTGCAAATATTTATCATGCATTTCGTACAAGCATTCAAAGAGTGGGAACTGCAATACACTGAGCAATCAGTTGATCAAGAACCAATATCAGATGATACGGTTTTAGGATGCTCCAGAGGGCATCCTTCTGAGATCATCCTTATTCTTGTGCAGGAGGTTTCTCAAATAACTTCTTTCATTACTGAGA GCAACAGCTGTTCGGAATCCTCTCCTAACATTTCAGAACAATCGTCAGACCTGATGTTAAGCTCTGAGGGATTGAATATTTTGGAATGCTTGACCATTGTTACTCGCTCAGTGCATAACTGTAGAGTATTTAGTTATTATGGAGGTGTGCAGAAGGTCACTGCTCTTCTGAAAG CTGCAGTTGTAAAGCTCAAGACTTTGACCAGTTTGCTTGCCGCAGATGAACAGCTGTCAAACAAAGCCATAGATAACATGAAGATGATGCAAAAGATACTTGTACACATTGTTACAATAATTTCAAACTTCATGAACTTGGAGCCAACTGCTACTAGGTTAACGCAATTTATCAATACTACTGGGAAAACCCTATCAAATGAGTTTTTGGCCACAGTTACTCCAATATCTGCAAAAAGCGCTGTTCATGATACCAACTGGCAGCAAAAGGCCATTGTTGCAGTTATGGAAGCTGGAGGCGTCAATTGGTTAGTAG AACTCTTAAGGGTCATCCGAAGATTGAATTTGAAAGAGCAGTGGACTGACGTGCTACTTCACTTTATAACTTTGCATGCTCTGAGATCAACAATCTCTCAACATGCACGTGCACAGAATCATTTCAGAAGCATTGGAGGACTGGAGGTTCTATTAGATGGACTGGGATTACCATCAAGCAAATTGTCAGTCTCAAAGTATTCTTTTGTCCCCAGTGATGAAAG GAGTGGAATTCTACAGCTCCAGATACTATCGCTGGAAATTCTGAGGGAGGCAGT TTTTGGTAATGTCAACAATTTACAGTTCTTATGTGAAAATGGACGGATACATAAGTTTGCAAACAGCATCTGTTGGCCTGCATTTATGCTTCAGGGGTTTCATCAACAAAAGGCACTTGACTCTCGAGTGCAGAACTGTAAGCTTGAAGAAAGCACTGGGATATCGCTTACATCAGAATCTTTTGCAAGTCCTATTGATATTCTTGATACAACTGAATGGACTGAGTATTCTGTAAAGCTGAGCATAGCactttgttcttttcttcttcctcctaacGAGATAAGGAACTCTTCTGGTGCAGTTGATAGCCAAGTTTCTCTGTCCATCTCAGTGGCATACTGTGAGCAATGTGCAAGATGGATTATAAAGGTTCTTTCAACAGTTTTTCCATGCATCAAAGCTTGTGCTAGTGAATCTGAATTGCCCAACCATACAAG GATTTTGGCAAATACCCTACAGCATTATATTCTTTGCACATTCAGGAAGGTTCTCATTTCAGTACCAGCTCTGCTCAAATCTTTTCGCGCTGAGGGTTTATGGAGTCTGATATTTTCAGAtaaatttttttactttggaTCATCTATGGAGTATATTCATCATATTGTTTGTGACACACAAAACAATCATTTTATTGATGCTACTGAATCAGCTGGTTCTAAAGGCCTTAATCAAGCTGATGTCAACATTCTTCAAGCAGAAGCTATTTCCTTCTTGGAGTTTGCCGCAACAATAAATGAGAACACAAACAATCTG CCAGAGTGCTCAGCGTTATTAGATGTGCTTGAACGTTGCACTTATGATCCTGGATTAGCTGGAACTATTCTTAAGAGTTTTCATGTTATCCTGCAACTTGCCACTGAACAGACTATATCCTCCTTTAAATCATTGGACGCGCTTACCAGAGTCCTGAAGGTTGCATGTCTTCAAGCACAACATCTAAGGAAGCTTTCCCATCCTGGAGATGGCTTAAGTGGAAATGTTTTTCAATCAGAAAATGTTCAGATGTCTTCTTCAGATGAGAAGATTAAAAGTACTATTGCATGTGTGGAATTGGCTTTCAATCTTTTCAAGGAATACACCACAATATCTGAGCTTGGAAGGATTCTAGTTTTACATAATGCCAATTGTATTGAgtgtttatttgatttattCCAAGAAGAAAACCTCCGAAAAAATGTATTGGAGCAAGTTCTTGACTTATTTAGG TTACCTTCAGCATCAGCACAAGATCATACAGCAAAGTTGCAGCTATGTTCAAAATATTTGGAGGCTTTCACTCgtgcaaaagaaaaggaggactTCGCAGAATTGTCTATTGATCTATTAGTTAACATGAGAGAGATCATTATGATAGATCGCATG tattatcaaAATCTGTTCCGCAATGGGGAGTGCTTCCTGCATATTGTATCCTTACTGAATGGGACTTTTGATGAAGCAGTTGGTGAACAATTAGTCCTTAATGTCCTTCAGACGTTGACTGTATTACTTGCTGAAAATGATGTGTCAAAG GCTTCCTTTAGAATGCTGGTTGGCGTGGGTTATCAAACACTGCAAAGCTTGCTGTTGGACTTCTGTAAATGGTTACCTAGTCAGAAACTCTTGGATGCCATACTTGGCATGCTTGTTGATGGGACATTTGATAAAAACGAAGAAACCACAATAAAG aaTGAAGATGTGATCAtactatttttaaatgttttacaAAAG AGCAGCACTGCACTCCAGCATTATGGGCTTGTGGTCCTACAACAGTTGCTCAAGGGATCCATTACAAATAGAAGTTCTTGTTTCAAAGCAGGATTTCTTAGTTTTCTTCTTGATTGGTTTTCAGTAGAGGAAACTGATGATACTGTCATAAAAATTGCCGAGTTGATTCAGATTATTGGTGGGCACAGTATTTGCGGGAAAGATATACGAAAAATATTTGCCCTCCTGCGTGATGAGAAGATTGGTGTCAAGCAGAAGCGTAATTCATTGCTTTTGACAAGTCTTAGTCACATGCTCAAGGAAAAGGGACCTGAAGCTTTCTTTGAATTTAGTGGTCATGACTCT GGCATTGAAATAAAATCACCTGTTCAATGGCCTTACAATAAGGGCTTATCCTTTTGCTGCTGGTTAAGGGTGGAAAGTTTCCTTGAGAATAGCATGATGGGGCTTTTCTCCTTTTTCACGGAAAGTGGAAAAGGATGTTTGGCTATGCTTGGGAAAGATGCTCTAATCTTTGAG TCTATCAGTCAAAAACATCAGTGTGTTTTGTCGCCTCTAAGCCTCCCAACAAAGCAATGGATATTCCTTTCTGTTACTCATTCAGTAGGGAGAGCATTCTCTACTGGAAGCCAGCTGAGATGCTATGTCGATGGTGGCCAGATATCGAATCAAAAATGCAG GTGGGCAAAAGTTAATGAAGTAATGACTCGCTGCAGTATTGGCACAGATTTGATGCCCATTGGTGAAGAACCTACTTCCCTTGGTTTTGAGAGCACTTCTGCCTTTGTTGGTCAAATGGGCCCAGTCTATGCATTTTCTGATGCTCTTTCTTCGGAACAAATAAAAGGCATATATAATCTAGGACCAAGTTACATGTACTCTTTCCTTGGTGATCAAAACTTGCTTATGAATGTTGACACTCTGTACAAGGGTATTCTGGATGGAAAGGATGGCATTTCATCCAAGATGATTTTTGGCTTGAATGCACAG GCTAGTAACAATAGAACTTTGTTCAATGTATCTGCTGCACTTGATGGTCTTGACAAGAGTAAGTTTGAGGCAACTATCATGGGTGGGACAAAGTTATGCTCCCGGCGCTTGCTGCAGGAAATAATTTATTGTGTTGGTGGTGTCTCTGTATTTTTCCCTCTTCTGATCCACTTTGACGATGCTGTAATTCATAGTAGAGAACCTGCCATTGGTGATGAATTGGCAGGTCAAGTTGTTGAGCTTGTTGCATCTGTTTTGGATGGAAATGTAGCAAATCAGCAACAAATGCATCTTCTTTCTGGATTCTCTATATTAGGGTTCTTGTTTCAATCTGTTTCACCACAGCTGTTAAATTTTAAGACTCTTTCGTCGTTGAAGTACATGCTTAATGTTTTGAAGAACTGTG GTATGTCAGACGTTCTATTGAAAGATGCTCTTTCACAAATTTATCTGAACCCACATATTTGGGCGTATGCAAGCTATGAAGTGCAGAGAGAACTTTATTTGCTTCTAATACAATATTTTGAATGCGATGGGAAATGTTTGCCAATGTTGTGTGGGCTCCCAAGGATCATTGACATTGTACTCCAGTTTTATTCAGAAAAGACTGATTTAAGGTCTTCTAAGACTTCTCTGCATCCTGTTACCAAAAAAGTGATTGCAGAGAGGCCAAACATAGAAGAAATTCGCAAGATCCGTCTGCTCCTATTGAGTCTGGCAGAAATGAGTATAAA GTTAAAGGTTTCTCAACATGATATAACGACACTTGTGTCCTTTTTCGAGAGAAGTCAAGATGTTGCATGTATTGAAGATGTACTTCACATGATTATTCGTGCTTTATCACATAATTCACTCCTATCATCTTTCTTGGAGAAAGTGAATCCCCTTGGTGGCTGTTACATCTTCATTAATCTTCTTAAGAG GGAGTTCGAGCCAATTCGCCTCTTGGGACTTCAGTTTCTTGGAGAACTTCTGGTTGGAGTTCCTTCTGAGAAAAAAGGACCAAAATTTTTTGGCCTTCCTGTAGGACGGCCTAGATCTATTTCTGAAAATCTAAGGAAAGGCATGACAGCAGCACCTCAACTGTTCTTCTATTCAATATCTGAAAGACTTTTCAAATTTCCACTTTCGGATCATTTACGTGCTACTCTCTTTGATGTCCTTCTTGGTGGGGCCAGTCCTAAGCAG GTCTTACAGAAACGTTCCCAATCTGAAGTGTCAAAAGATAGTGCCATCTCTTCAGCGAGCTTGTCTCCATTTGCTGTTCCTCAGATTTTGGTCtgtatatttaaatatatgcaATCTTGTCAAGACACGTTAGCACGGACTAAGATCTTGAGTGATCTTCTTGATTTGCTGGATTCAAACCCTTCTAATGTTGAAGCCCTTGTG GAGTACGGTTGGAGCTCTTGGCTTGAGACATCTGTGAAACTTGATGTATTTAGGGACTACAAATCAAGTTCAGAAGCTGAGGATAACACTTATGAAACCAATGAGTTAATCCTTGTGAGGAACATGTATTCATTGGTCCTCACCTACTGCTTGTGCTCTATGAAAGGTGGCTGGCATCAGCTGGAAGATACAACAAATTTCCTTCTCTTGAAAATCGAGCAG GGTCAGTTGCCGAATTCCTGTCTGATACGAGACATCTTTGAAGACATTGTGGGAAGCTTGCTTGAGACATCTTCTGAAGAAAATCTTTTTTTGCAACCTTGCCGTGATAATATATTGTATCTTCTGAAGCTTATCCATGAATTGTTTGTTGATCAAATCGGAATTAAACTATTG TTTCCTTCACCTGGCTTATCTGCACAATCTTCATCTGATGACTCTCTAATAGAGGACATTAACACCTCTGTTGTTGAAATACTAAATGCTGAGGGTAGCGGCCAACTTACAAG CTTTCCTTGGAGTAATAGCACATATACTGATGGAGATAAACTGAGTGATGATTGGTGGAGCTTTTACGACAagatatggactcttctttgcAATTTGAATGGCAGAGGACAAAATAGATTGACTCCAAAGGGTTCAAATGCTGCTGTCCCATCTATTGGACAACGGGCACGTGGGCTGGTAGAATCACTGAATATCCCGGCCGCGGAGATGGCTGCTGTAGTGGTAACTGGAGGAATTGGTTCTGCACTAAGTGGAAAGGCGAACAAGAATGCTGACAAAGCTATGATGTTAAGAGGCGAGAGATTCCCAAGAATCATCTTCCATCTTATAATTTTGTATCTGTGCAAAGCTGGCTTggaaaacttatccaagtatgtTAAGCAATTCACATTGGTGCTTCCTAATCTTATTTCAGAAGATGATCAGTGCAAAAATAGACTGCATTTGTTAATTTG GTCTTTACTTAGGGGGAGATCCCAGTATGGGGGGCTTGATGATGGTGCCCGTTCTCATATTATGTCGCCATTGATTTTTGAAATTCTCGTACAAGGGAAGTCTCTGCTTGCCACTAATATGTTGGCAAGAGATGATTCCACTGAAGTAAATAGCAATAAGGATTCTGGTTATGTTCTTAATTTTGTTCAGAAGGACCGGGTTCTTGCTGCG GCTGCTGATGAGGTCAAATACATGAAGGATGCAAAGGCTGATCGCCTGAGGCAGCTCCAGGAACTTCATTCCAAAATTGATGAGAGCTTAATTGAAGATATAGAACAACTGCAAAGCTTTGAGGATGACATACAGTTTGCTAAGTCTGCTGCCATTTCTGTGGACGACAGTAGAAAAGCAGCTCTCCAGCTTGCGTTTGATGAGGATCAGCAAATAATTGCA GACAAATGGATACATATTTTTCGTGCTTTGAGTGAGGAAAGAGGACCATGGTCTGCTAACCCATTTCCAAATAGTACTGTGACGTACTGGAAACTTGACAAGACAGAAGATAAATGGCGGCGACGACTGAAACTCAAGCGTAACTATAAGTTTGATGAACGCCTTTGTCAGCCACCATCCAAATCTAGTAATGAAAGCAATGCCTCGTCTGTCAACCCCTCTGTTAGTGCCAAAATTCCAGAAAAAATGAAGCACTTACTTCTGAAAGGAGTTCGTGGAATTACAGGGGATGTTAGTTCTGAACCTTGCGAGGATAACAATGACATGAGTGAGCCTTCCCAGAATACCCTGTCTGAGACCCAGGGCTCAAGTGATGCTGCAGATTCTTCAGGTTATTCTACTAGTGTTCAAAATAGGAAAGAACCAGTGTCTACTGGTGGAGATGACGACTATGCTGCA ATTCTGTCATCAGTTCAATGTGTTCTTGTAACCCCAAAGAGAAAACTCGCTGGACAATTGACTATTACACAAAAAGCCctgcatttttcttttgaatttttgGTTGAGGGCACTGGAGGAACATCTGTTTTCAACAGATATCAAGAAAAAGATTCTGACCCCAAGAACGACCTGGGGGGTGCAGAAAAACTGAAGGGTAGTCTTGACGGAGGACGAGGCAATGCAACTGAATCTGGTGATGCTCTGATGAAAAATACATCAAACAACATCAAACACCATAGAAGGTGGAAAATAAGCAGG ATAAAAGCAGTTCATTGGACACGGTACCTACTACAATATACTGCAACGGAGATATTCTTTGATGATGCCAATGCACCTGTGTTTCTTAATTTTTCCTCCCAAAATGATGCTAAAAACATTGGGTCTCTCTTAGTGTCCCTGAGAAATGATGCTTTGTTCCCCAAAGGAAGTACTAAAGACAAAAACAGTGTTATTTCTTTTGTTGACAGAAAGGTTGCCCTTGAAATGGCTGAGAGTGCTAGGGaaagttggagaagaagagaaatgaGCAATTTTGAGTATCTAATGATTCTCAACACTCTTGCTGGACGATCTTACAATGACTTAACTCAATATCCTATATTCCCTTGGATATTGTCTGACTATTCGTCAGAGAAAATTGATTTCAACAAGTCATCCAGTTTCCGTGACCTGTCAAAACCCGTTGGTGCCTTGGATGCCAAACGCTTTAAG GTTTTTGAAGAAAGATATCTTAATTTCTGTGATCCTGATATACCAAG TTTTTATTATGGATCTCACTACTCTAGCATGGGAATCGTTCTTTATTACCTTCTTAGGCTTGAGCCTTTTACTGCTCTGCACCGCAATCTGCAG GGTGGAAAGTTTGATCACGCAGATCGTCTTTTTCAGAGCATTGAAAGTACATATAGGAACTGCTTATCAAATACAAGTGATGTCAAAGAGCTTATACCTGAGTTCTTTTATATGCCCGAGTttcttgaaaattcaaattcctATCACCTTGGTGTAAAGCAGGATGGTGAACCTTTAGGCAATGTTGGTCTCCCTCCATGGGCAAAG GGTTGTCCAGAAGAATTCATTCATATCAACCGCGAAGCTCTTGAAAGTGAATATGTAAGCTCTAATCTCCATCACTGGATTGACCTCATATTTGGTTATAAACAGCGCGGCAAGCCTGCTGTTGAG GCGGCAAACATATTTTACTATTTGACATACGAGGGTGCAGTTGATTTGGAAAACATGGATGATATGTTGCAGAAATCTGCTATTGAGGACCAAATTGCAAATTTTGGACAAACACCTATTCAAATTTTCCGGAAGAAACACCCAAGAAGAGGCCCCCCTATACCAATTGCTCACCCACTATATTTTGCCCCACAATCGATAACAGTGACTTCTGTTGTCCCTTGCTCTAGTAGCTCCTCATCACCTGTATTGTTTGTTAGCTTGTTGGACTCAAACATTGTTGTGATGAACGAAGGACTTGTACTGTCAGTAAAGCTTTGGCTAACTACACAATTGCAGTCTGGTGGAAACTTCACGTTTTCTGGATCACTG GAACCTTTCTTTGGAATTGGCTCTGATGTAATTTCTCCCCGTAAAATTAGCACTTCCCTGGCCGAAAACGTTGATTTTGGAAGGCAATGCCTAACAGCAGTTCAAATTCATGGTGATAATTATTTAATTCTGTGTGGTAATTGGGAGAATAGTTTTCAGATCATTTCCCTTGGTGATGGAAGAATTGTGCAGAGCGTCCGGCAGCATAAAGATGTTGTCAGCTGTGTGGCAG TTTCATCAGATGGAAGTGTAATTGCAACCGGAAGTTATGACACAACTGTTATGATCTGGCATGCATTCCGAGGAAAATCAGCTgataaaaaatcaagaaatgcAAATTATGATCTGTCTACTAAGGATCATGTTATTATCGAAAGCCCTTATCATATTTTATGTGGCCATGATGATATTATCACATGCTTATTTGTTAGTACGGAACTAGATATCGTTATCAGTGGATCAAAAGATGGAACATGTATATTTCATACATTGCGTGAGGGAAAATATGTTCGATCCATTCGACATCCATCAGGAGCTGGCTTGTCGAAACTGGTAGCATCGCAGCATGGCAGACTAGTATTTTACTCCGACAGTGACCTATCCTTGCATATGTATTCCATAAATGGAAAACATATTGCTTCTTCGGAAGCCAATGGCCGTCTCAATTGCATGGAACTAAGTTGTTGTGGTGAGTTTGTGGTATGTGCTGGTGATCATGGACAAATTGTTCTTCGCTCTATGCATTCTCTTGATGTTGTATGGAGGTATGAGGGAGCTGGGAAGACTATAACTTCACTAGTTGTGACTCCAGAGGAGTGCTTCTTGGCAGGAACCAAGGATGGCAGTTTGATTGTATTTTCAATAGAAAACCCTTTAATTCGAAAAGGCACTGTTCAGCGGAACAAGATAAAATCTTCTGTGGGTGGTTAG